Proteins co-encoded in one Pelobates fuscus isolate aPelFus1 chromosome 5, aPelFus1.pri, whole genome shotgun sequence genomic window:
- the LOC134612759 gene encoding uncharacterized protein C9orf40 homolog, translated as MAKRNLEQHPVTLRCPPCKKRACELPPLSDELPPHGTRLGAKRKLESDPGVQLLTPSPCASPADCTLPPSKKPRAAQTEGDKAPVYKCQDDENFREYNSYQFWKTPLPDIDFSEITTETTEDNKKDDELFREFNSHQFWKTPLPNVDFSEIETCENSIMGAPITSTDITENMDS; from the exons ATGGCGAAAAGAAATCTCGAGCAGCACCCGGTTACCCTCCGCTGCCCTCCCTGTAAGAAGCGGGCCTGCGAGCTGCCCCCATTGTCAGACGAATTGCCCCCGCATGGCACGCGGCTCGGGGCCAAGAGGAAGCTGGAGTCTGACCCTGGGGTGCAGCTTCTCACCCCCTCGCCCTGTGCCAGCCCGGCAGACTGCACACTGCCTCCCAGCAAGAAACCGAGGGCGGCGCAGACTGAGGGCGATAAAGCTCCTGTTTATAAATGCCAG gATGATGAAAATTTCCGTGAATACAATTCATACCAGTTTTGGAAAACTCCATTACCAGACATTGATTTTTCAGAAATAACAACTGAGACTACTGAGGACAATAAAAAG GACGATGAACTCTTCCGTGAATTCAATTCACACCAATTTTGGAAAACTCCATTGCCAAACGTTGACTTTTCAGAAATAGAGACTTGTGAGAACAGTATAATGGGTGCACCAATCACCTCTACAGACATAACAgagaacatggacagctga